In one window of Saccharomyces paradoxus chromosome VII, complete sequence DNA:
- the PAC10 gene encoding tubulin-binding prefolding complex subunit PAC10 (member of the heteromeric co-chaperone GimC/prefoldin complex~similar to YGR078C) has translation MDTLFNSTEKNARGIPQAPFIENVNDIIKDPSDFELCFNKFQERLSKYKFMQESKLATTKQLKTRIPDLENTLKICQSLRNHDDENDESAEPILLHYQLNDTLYTKAQVDIPEDRGDLKVGLWLGADVMLEYPIDEAIELLQKKLADSEQSLTVSTEDVEFLRENITTMEVNCARLYNWDVQRRQDLKQAQEGTKNLKI, from the coding sequence ATGGACACATTATTCAACTCCACTGAAAAGAATGCCAGAGGCATACCGCAGGCTCCATTCATCGAAAACGTCAACGACATAATCAAGGACCCAAGCGACTTCGAGCTGTGCTTCAATAAGTTCCAGGAACGGCTTTCTAAGTACAAGTTCATGCAGGAGTCTAAACTGGCCACAACAAAGCAATTGAAGACCCGGATCCCGGACTTGGAGAACACACTGAAGATATGCCAAAGTCTGCGCAATcacgatgatgaaaatgatgagaGTGCTGAACCTATCCTGCTGCACTACCAATTGAACGACACGCTTTACACAAAGGCCCAAGTTGATATACCGGAGGACCGGGGGGACTTGAAAGTCGGGTTGTGGCTGGGCGCAGACGTGATGCTGGAATATCCCATCGACGAGGCCATAGAGTTGTTGCAGAAGAAACTCGCGGACTCGGAACAGTCTCTAACGGTATCTACTGAGGATGTTGAGTTTTTGAGGGAGAATATCACGACAATGGAAGTGAATTGCGCACGATTGTATAACTGGGACGTTCAAAGAAGACAGGACTTGAAGCAGGCTCAAGAAGGGACTAAAAATCTCAAGATATAA
- the TWF1 gene encoding twinfilin TWF1 (Twinfilin~similar to YGR080W), with protein MSTQSGIVAEQALLHSLNENLSAEGIVIVIAKISPDSTSVHQTQVTHNFEELVELASQEREPLYIFYKPEGVAKYFFVSFIPDGSPVRSRMLYASTKNTLARQVGSNSLSTEQPLITDAQDLVDLKNFDSDRPAGQNKPLTQDEEMQIEINKQQALLRKNDSIKLVSQDSASPLSLTFRVNSEKPISEILETEGKNLVIFQIDPSDETIQIVQSETCPSVDELQIDLPGPSYTIFRKGDSSFFIYSCPSGSKVKDRMIYASNKNGFINYLKNDQKITFNKVVEIGDFVELDKSLLMTASKEDDLDHGSNPDLPNKSNLRFNKPRGPMRKRRT; from the coding sequence ATGTCCACTCAATCCGGTATTGTCGCAGAACAGGCGTTGCTGCATTCTCTAAATGAAAACCTTTCCGCAGAGGGtatcgtcatcgtcataGCCAAGATTTCCCCTGATTCCACCTCGGTACACCAAACGCAAGTGACACATAATTTTGAGGAACTGGTGGAGCTGGCATCGCAAGAAAGGGAACCATTATACATTTTCTACAAGCCAGAAGGAGTTGCTAAATACTTTTTTGTGTCATTCATCCCCGATGGTTCTCCGGTAAGATCAAGGATGCTTTATGCCTCGACAAAGAACACTCTGGCAAGACAGGTAGGTTCAAACTCTTTATCCACGGAACAGCCTTTGATCACAGATGCACAGGACTTGGtggatttgaaaaattttgatagtGACCGCCCTGCTGGCCAGAATAAGCCCTTGACacaagatgaagaaatgcAAATCGAAATCAACAAGCAACAGGCACTTTTGAGGAAAAACGACTCCATTAAATTGGTCTCCCAGGATAGTGCTTCGCCTTTGTCATTGACTTTTAGAGTCAATTCTGAGAAACCTATCAGTGAAATATTGGAGACCGAGGGTAAGAATTTggtcatttttcaaatcgaTCCCTCCGATGAAACCATTCAGATCGTGCAATCTGAAACATGTCCCTCTGTAGATGAATTACAAATTGACTTGCCCGGGCCAAGTTACACGATTTTCAGGAAGGGAGATTCAAGCTTCTTTATCTACTCTTGCCCCTCCGGCAGCAAAGTCAAAGATAGAATGATATATGCTTCCAACAAGAATGGATTTATCAActacttgaaaaatgatcaaaaaatcaCATTCAATAAAGTAGTGGAAATTGGCGATTTTGTCGAATTAGATAAGTCCTTATTAATGACAGCGAGTAAAGAAGACGACCTCGATCATGGCTCCAATCCAGACCTCCCAAACAAAAGCAATTTGAGATTCAACAAACCAAGAGGCCCAAtgaggaaaagaagaacataG
- the PEX8 gene encoding Pex8p (Intraperoxisomal organizer of the peroxisomal import machinery~similar to YGR077C), with product MFDHDVEYLITALSSETRIQYDQRLLDEISANVVYHVPRVKSPDTLYRLVGALFRSQFIVQLPPLRLLHVVKDVFLWKLEVSEPTLPISKFYSVWNAVLKSYRATWNLSQLIVLDGILVTYPRFKQLNNEYFIDESSNKTALYYKNWELQLFLPMWAQFWNGATIKTNLSIQNFLLIALALLFNQSNKSDLLRGVSISWDLVTEKLLDLLAEYINVVGQPTEKFSINSVLSTNLNHLANCLTASFTRSNEATLINSVCKIERICRQLSDNVLSSKEQHLDLKFQNVFILIILALKELSAMNMKILPSHKGTLYSMICLSLFHVHVLTQKIGTVGFPSYDYVYDNMVTYFIVLDDLSKIIPILDLMKRENVKQDPSKLIFYIGFLNKITNYYAWRIRMPFVTKFIEPLLHFNAFLNGSMSNPFEIEIKESIHALAITALSIDPSHSSQIAQWQVSRMLVYLKMSMDQYMAGRLSADQILIIFGHLSTQFPSLHSYNKHLLKDSLHETYIRIINVKPPEKKNVLIECLIVQIPFVNDPHHSIGWLNICLQLINTHNERLLQRLWEMVSSLESSLAIDWWYATVLPSQSSKL from the coding sequence ATGTTTGACCATGACGTCGAATATCTGATAACCGCGCTATCCTCCGAAACGAGGATTCAGTACGATCAGCGTCTGCTGGACGAAATCTCCGCAAACGTGGTATACCACGTCCCCAGGGTCAAATCCCCCGATACTTTGTATCGGTTAGTTGGAGCACTTTTCCGATCGCAGTTCATCGTCCAGTTACCACCACTACGTCTGTTGCACGTCGTCAAAgatgttttcctttggaAACTGGAAGTCTCTGAGCCCACGCTCCCAATTTCGAAGTTTTACTCAGTTTGGAATGCTGTTTTAAAATCTTATCGAGCCACCTGGAACCTATCACAGCTGATAGTATTGGATGGTATTCTCGTCACATACCCGAGGTTCAAGCAATTGAACAACGAATATTTCATCGATGAATCCAGCAACAAAACTGCGCTTTATTACAAAAACTGGGAATTGCAATTGTTTTTACCAATGTGGGCGCAGTTCTGGAATGGCGCCACCATTAAGACCAATCTATCgattcaaaatttcctGTTGATAGCACTAGCTTTACTTTTTAACCAGTCAAACAAAAGCGACCTTTTGCGCGGTGTCAGCATATCATGGGATTTGGTCACAGAGAAATTATTGGATCTTTTGGCTGAGTATATAAATGTTGTTGGGCAGCCGACGGAAAAGTTTTCCATTAACTCAGTTTTATCGACGAACTTGAATCATTTGGCCAATTGCTTGACCGCTTCATTCACGAGGTCAAATGAAGCAACTTTAATAAATTCAGTGTGCAAAATAGAAAGGATATGCCGACAATTGTCTGATAATGTACTGTCATCGAAGGAACAACATCTGGATCTCAAGTTTCAAAATGTATTTATCTTGATAATTCTCGCgttaaaagaattatcTGCcatgaatatgaaaatattgCCCAGCCATAAAGGTACTTTATATTCCATGATCTGTTTAAGCCTTTTCCACGTCCACGTTTTGACCCAAAAAATCGGGACAGTCGGGTTTCCCAGTTATGATTACGTTTACGATAATATGGTAACGTATTTCATTGTCCTGGACGATCTGTCTAAAATCATTCCAATTTTGGATCTTATGAAAAGGGAAAACGTCAAACAAGACCCGAGTAAGCTAATATTCTACATCGGTTTTTTAAACAAGATTACTAATTACTACGCGTGGCGCATTCGTATGCCGTTTGTTACCAAATTTATCGAACCCTTATTGCATTTCAATGCATTTCTCAATGGAAGTATGAGCAATCcctttgaaattgaaattaaagaatCTATACACGCATTGGCAATCACTGCACTCTCTATAGATCCCTCTCATTCATCACAGATTGCACAGTGGCAAGTGTCTCGCATGCTCGTCTATTTGAAGATGTCCATGGACCAGTACATGGCAGGCAGGTTGTCTGCAGATCAGATTCTAATTATATTCGGCCATCTATCCACACAGTTTCCCTCACTACATAGTTATAATAAGCATTTGCTGAAGGACTCTTTGCACGAAACGTATATCAGAATTATTAATGTAAAACCcccagaaaagaaaaatgtgtTGATCGAGTGTCTGATTGTACAGATACCATTTGTCAACGATCCTCATCATTCGATCGGTTGGTTGAACATCTGTCTGCAGCTAATCAATACTCATAACGAAAGACTACTTCAACGATTGTGGGAAATGGTTTCGAGTCTAGAATCCTCCTTAGCTATCGACTGGTGGTACGCAACAGTTTTGCCAAGTCAATCTTCCAAATTATAG
- a CDS encoding uncharacterized protein (similar to YGR079W) — MNKSSRAFQAPNKVITKEDITPLSRSHTKKADARGTADGNNTTASAVEATPIIITTARSIDTAGSLSENATDDDGAQKGSPHHDDDDDDLESTLGYSSEPDPLFSPCHQPSFSNSTFSSGADSELFTEENYNKKDFHDSSENSIFLPQIQQSFFFGDNSKSDANNTDFWKEVNGTAEEAICMQETRQRKCSLVALHPGDATTSSNDTLGIEDFIKDDINGAEAMEPCTSSSSETSSSPSLLDNLDYNIKLLCYRDNEGKFTLKKRKFLKNSLRSSSALSKKWKPMSKRDKLLKRAIRRKSGVCQTLSAGFGIGEFML, encoded by the coding sequence ATGAATAAAAGCAGCAGGGCATTTCAAGCACCGAATAAGGTCATCACCAAGGAGGACATTACCCCCTTGTCCAGATCGCACACAAAAAAGGCAGACGCTCGTGGGACAGCAGATGGTAACAACACCACCGCCAGTGCAGTCGAGGCCACAcccatcatcatcaccactGCTCGTTCGATAGATACTGCCGGTTCACTATCTGAGAACGCCACCGACGACGATGGCGCCCAAAAGGGAAGCCCACACcatgatgacgatgatgacgatcTCGAGAGTACGCTCGGCTATAGTTCTGAGCCTGATCCTCTATTTTCCCCATGCCACCAGCCTTCCTTCAGCAACAGCACATTTAGTTCTGGCGCGGACAGTGAACTCTTTACGGAGGAAAACTACAATAAGAAGGATTTCCACGATAGCAGCGAGAACAGCATCTTTTTACCTCAGATACAACAGTCGTTCTTTTTCGGCGACAATAGTAAGAGCGATGCCAACAATACGGACTTCTGGAAAGAAGTAAACGGCACTGCCGAAGAGGCGATTTGCATGCAGGAGACAAGGCAAAGGAAATGCTCGCTCGTGGCTCTGCATCCAGGCGACGCTACCACAAGTTCGAACGACACCTTGGGCATTGAGGACTTCATCAAAGACGATATCAACGGTGCCGAAGCCATGGAACCATGCACATCCTCATCATCTGAGACATCATCGTCTCCCTCCCTTCTTGACAATTTGGACTATAATATCAAGCTCTTGTGCTACAGAGACAATGAGGGCAAGTTCACgttaaagaagaggaagtttttgaaaaactccCTACGTTCGTCCTCTGCACTTTCTAAAAAGTGGAAACCTATGTCCAAGAGAGATAAACTGTTGAAGAGGGCCATTAGAAGGAAGAGCGGTGTTTGCCAGACGTTATCAGCTGGTTTTGGTATCGGTGAATTCATGTTATAG
- the PRP38 gene encoding U4/U6-U5 snRNP complex subunit PRP38 (Unique component of the U4/U6.U5 tri-snRNP particle~similar to YGR075C): protein MAINEFQVESHISPKQLNNQSVSLIIPRLTRDKIHNSMYYKVNLSNESMRGNTMVELLKVIICALGTVKGLDGHLHMTVLGGIEFKCILMKLIEIRPNLQQLNFLLNVKNANNFDSKYIIALLLVYVRLQYYYLNDNNNDNDEDGLIKLFKVQLYKYSQQYFKLKSFPLHVDCFAHSYNEELCIIHIDELIDWLVTQDHIWGIPLGKCQSWNKIYSSDEESSSSESESNSDSESDSDSEDDSGTGSES from the coding sequence ATGGCCATCAACGAGTTTCAAGTGGAGTCCCACATCTCTCCAAAACAGCTGAATAACCAATCGGTATCGCTGATTATTCCTCGGTTGACAAGAGATAAAATTCATAATTCGATGTATTATAAAGTCAATCTAAGCAACGAATCTATGAGAGGCAATACAATGGTAGAGCTTCTGAAAGTTATTATTTGTGCACTTGGCACAGTAAAAGGTCTGGATGGCCATTTACACATGACGGTTCTTGGTGGCATAGAGTTCAAGTGCATCTTAATGAAACTAATTGAAATAAGACCAAATTTGCAGCAGTTAAACTTCTTATTGAACGTGAAAAATGCAAACAATTTTGATTCGAAATACATTATTGCTTTACTTCTAGTTTATGTGCGGTTGcagtattattatttgaatgacaacaacaacgacaatgatgaagatggttTGATAAAGTTATTTAAAGTACaattatacaaatattCACAGCAATATTTCAAACTGAAAAGTTTCCCACTGCATGTAGACTGCTTTGCTCACTCCTATAACGAAGAACTTTGTATAATACACATTGATGAATTAATCGACTGGTTGGTCACACAGGACCATATCTGGGGTATTCCATTAGGGAAATGTCAATCTTGGAATAAAATATACAGCtctgatgaagaaagcAGTTCAAGTGAAAGCGAAAGTAACAGCGACAGCGAAAGTGACAGTGACAGCGAAGATGACAGCGGCACCGGCAGCGAATCATAA
- the SLX9 gene encoding Slx9p (Protein required for pre-rRNA processing~similar to YGR081C) → MVAKKRNTLRGKASARNSQKIGADAANDGIVDEKYELESDPRAFLHQPKETKKEKLLNRQNTFLSNLKVKSTLGDGMSANFDGISKSSIRRRKRKLREELKPRMQDLLTSLEQEKDLQGIIDNTSKNINDDDVIDMDSKIRFVDTNEIRSKKAEPGSIRIKKNQPNIRNQKGAKALAANETARFNQVLTNQEFQKNPFSALREVIKLQKQ, encoded by the coding sequence ATGGTTGCTAAAAAGAGAAACACACTTAGAGGCAAAGCAAGTGCAAGAAACAGCCAAAAAATTGGAGCAGATGCGGCGAACGATGGCATTGTTGACGAGAAGTATGAATTAGAATCTGATCCAAGGGCCTTTTTGCACCAACCTAAAGAAaccaagaaggaaaaactGCTTAACAGACAGAACACATTCTTATCCAACTTGAAGGTAAAATCTACACTAGGCGACGGCATGAGTGCCAATTTCGATGGTATATCTAAATCTTCCATTAGACGTAGGAAAAGGAAGCTAAGAGAAGAACTAAAACCAAGAATGCAAGATCTGCTCACTTCTTTAGAgcaagaaaaggatttaCAGGGCATTATTGATAACACTAGTAAGAACATAAATGACGATGATGTCATTGATATGGATTCTAAAATAAGGTTTGTGGACACAAATGAAATCCGCTCGAAGAAGGCAGAACCCGGATCTATTaggataaagaagaatcaGCCAAATATCAGAAATCAAAAGGGTGCAAAGGCGCTTGCTGCTAACGAAACTGCAAGATTTAATCAGGTTCTAACCAACCAAGAGttccaaaaaaatccatttAGTGCCCTAAGAGAAGTTATCAAGCTGCAAAAACAATGA
- the MRPL25 gene encoding mitochondrial 54S ribosomal protein mL59 (Mitochondrial ribosomal protein of the large subunit~similar to YGR076C), whose protein sequence is MSYKQYFDSLPLKLKSFFQRYPPSIKYSPVSTSTKAINANPFLPNKHPVTQRFHDPKYSLRRMSDVYKLALRYGVEDFLPPIENTKKLFFEEKYNKKTLMKGVLLPKGHKHELKLSEKLKKREEALKKVDDLIASKKGSKYAKRVEKMKKTQNIGWF, encoded by the coding sequence ATGTCGTATAAACAATATTTTGATAGTTTacctttgaaattgaagtcctttttccaaagataTCCCCCTTCAATCAAGTATTCTCCAGTGTCTACATCTACAAAGGCTATCAATGCCAACCCCTTCCTACCAAATAAACATCCAGTCACTCAGCGGTTCCATGATCCGAAATATTCACTTAGAAGGATGAGTGACGTATATAAGTTGGCGCTGCGTTATGGAGTAGAGGACTTTTTACCACCGATAGAAAACActaagaaacttttttttgaagagaaGTACAATAAGAAGACCCTCATGAAGGGTGTCCTCTTGCCCAAGGGCCATAAACATGAGTTGAAATTAAGcgaaaagttgaaaaaacgTGAAGAAGCTCTGAAGAAGGTAGATGATTTGATTGCTTCTAAAAAGGGTTCGAAATATGCTAAGAGagtagaaaaaatgaaaaaaaccCAAAATATAGGCTGGTTCTGA
- the UPF3 gene encoding Upf3p (Component of the nonsense-mediated mRNA decay (NMD) pathway~similar to YGR072W): MSNVAGEVKNSEGKKKNRGSRYHNSRNRGKNKNEASDTKKNEAKVNNNAAHNNSKGRRSNKKRNREHYNYKRRAKSGKPTENEGFKLVIRLLPPNLTADEFFAILREKSSDGDEKKDIQDNLKYSDWCFFEGHYSSKVFKNSTYSRCNFLFENLSDLERCATFINTCKFIDNKDNVTIPDVKLSPYVKKFNQISKKDSALEGTIEEDEIFKTFMNSMKQLNENDDYSFQDFSVLKSLEKEFSKSIELENKIAERTERVLTELVGTGDKVKNKNKKKKNKSNKKKFKDEEGTTKVSKKKRNRGKKKRDDREKSSIPKTKNSNVVIIEEAGKEVLKQRKKKMLLQEKLKISNSSQSQSPSAQAQPSFQPKENLSAGRVKILHRDGTKK; encoded by the coding sequence ATGAGCAATGTGGCTGGAGAAGTGAAGAATAGTgaagggaaaaagaaaaacagaGGAAGTAGGTACCACAACAGTAGAAatagaggaaaaaataaaaatgaagcGTCAGACACTAAAAAGAATGAGGCTAAggttaataataatgctGCTCATAACAATAGCAAAGGCAGGAGAAgtaacaagaaaaggaacaGAGAGCATTATAACTATAAAAGAAGAGCTAAATCGGGCAAACCAACCGAGAATGAAGGATTCAAGCTTGTTATTAGATTACTACCTCCAAATTTGACTGCAGATGAATTCTTTGCCATTCTGCGAGAAAAGAGTAGCGATggtgatgaaaagaaagatatcCAGGATAACCTCAAGTACAGTGACTGgtgtttttttgaaggtCATTATTCTAGTAAAGTATTCAAGAACTCGACATATTCTAGATGCAATTTTCTGTTCGAGAACTTATCAGACCTAGAAAGATGCGCAACTTTTATCAATACTTGTAAGTTCATTGATAATAAGGATAATGTTACAATCCCAGATGTGAAACTGTCACCTTACGTAAAGAAATTTAATCAAATATCGAAAAAAGATTCTGCGCTGGAGGgaacaattgaagaagatgaaatttttaaaacATTTATGAATTCAATGAAACAGCTAAACGAAAATGATGACTACTCATTCCAAGATTTCAGCGTTTTGAAGTCCCTAGAAAAGGAATTCTCAAAAAGTAtagaattagaaaataagATAGCAGAAAGAACAGAAAGAGTATTAACAGAGCTGGTTGGCACTGGCGATAAGGTTAAGAataagaacaaaaagaagaaaaataaaagtaataaaaaaaaattcaaagacgAGGAAGGAACCACTAAGgtatcaaagaaaaaaaggaacagGGGTAAAAAGAAGCGCGATGATCGTGAAAAGAGCAGCATTCCTAAGACTAAGAACAGCAATGTCGTTATTATCGAGGAAGCAGGTAAAGAGGTTTTAaaacaaaggaagaagaaaatgcttttgcaagaaaagttaaaaatatcaaactCCTCCCAGTCTCAGTCACCATCCGCTCAAGCTCAGCCGTCGTTCCAACCTAAAGAAAACCTTTCCGCAGGACGggtaaaaattttacatCGCGATGGTACTAAGAAGTAG
- the ENV11 gene encoding Env11p (Protein proposed to be involved in vacuolar functions~similar to YGR071C) — protein sequence MNTALDDLHGDLVTLEDNEIIDSSDNSIHSSSHSTSHEEEEEEEEDDTEDVELIEKDANKNLSSDVHPEDEIVNDGLNIWIPVQMLKKNIAKFWSHFLAIDKELAKVKCKHCGEVLTRSEASLTKTFRSHLKSKHNISANKNFYSMNFTMGDSNLKNKTFHTDNAHKHRYDSLIFNSDPSFKCYDIGMLQSSNCLSFLQLVAIVIASENLPLKFFENVSFKSLVSKFHKIPPLTTNIIKESIIGLSKSIDELIRRSISKSGTYLPFNIHLSDTKESGQPVYLKYTKEIRAQLFSLDLSPLVSVNFTELDKARSLFSLQLFDNTNKVSKILPLSIFVRKTKDIDIGAWQEQLNNLYSKYPGLQKSVISVTLPQSYYAKVLENRNSLISTSHTGNVRKVTYHACIVSELLHCFLQPFFNVSTELMLTSFSSVRDNHPRGSLLDSLTDFSDVDISSTVLGKISCLIEEVNLNDSLKSDFLLYCQNYTQPNCNELTSILSSSCDSFSALKSVLEKFANLIPFFRSINSHLENESLTESDFRLITTVEETLKTFEQTIEYFASSAPLKFTHTLVFIVNFELYLTEIIRSSIFTKSKKPFEKILSRISKVKELYSLDDANLIGAFLYPSIFQSKNLLNEIFGTTSISKIVHKMTKIVLRYLENFINITNFRSSDSVRDSSSNSGKDLLSDYEAIFMKGSQDIELLCNITLTTRLTEDSLLAQIIRDDLLRYIDRITNELPNAYHDYLNDNEISFDGFHFTKHELSEENDYNSGEWCLNPMEETFDIHIPISDSIWNNYIGSKSKIEVIDILLHLLAATSASSIRSEFSSLQANQDFSNELCEETVKIKLLNSQFNLEKIDFHSGSIFDAC from the coding sequence ATGAACACCGCATTGGATGATTTACATGGGGATCTAGTGACTTTAGAAGATAACGAAATCATTGACAGTTCTGATAATTCGATCCACTCATCTTCGCACTCTACTAGtcatgaagaagaagaggaggaggaagaggaCGATACTGAGGATGTAGAACTTATAGAAAAAGACGCAAATAAAAACTTATCTAGTGATGTGCATCCGGAAGACGAAATTGTAAATGATGGGTTGAATATATGGATCCCGGTTCAAatgctgaagaaaaatatagCGAAGTTTTGGTCCCATTTTCTAGCCATTGATAAGGAATTAGCAAAAGTTAAATGTAAACACTGCGGAGAGGTATTAACAAGAAGCGAGGCAAGTTTAACAAAAACTTTTAGATCTCATTTAAAATCCAAGCATAACATAAGTGCGAATAAGAACTTTTATTCTATGAATTTCACAATGGGGGACTCCAATCTCAAAAACAAGACCTTCCACACAGATAATGCACATAAACACCGCTATGATTCATTAATCTTCAATTCAGATCCAAGTTTCAAGTGCTATGACATTGGCATGTTACAAAGTAGTAattgtctttcttttttgcaaTTGGTAGCCATAGTCATTGCTTCCGAAAATCTACcgctgaaattttttgagaatGTGTCATTTAAATCTCTAGtatcaaaatttcataaaATCCCTCCTTTGACTACTAACATAATAAAAGAGTCAATTATAGGGTTGTCAAAATCAATCGATGAGTTGATCAGAAGGTCTATCTCAAAAAGTGGTACTTATTTACCCTTTAATATCCATTTATCCGATACCAAAGAATCAGGTCAACCTGTTTACCTGAAGTATACGAAGGAAATTCGGGCACAATTGTTTAGTTTAGACCTATCCCCTCTTGTTTCTGTGAATTTTACAGAACTTGATAAGGCAAgatcattattttctttacaaCTGTTCGATAATACCAATAAAGTTTCGAAAATTTTACCATTATCTATTTTTGTACGTAAAACAAAGGATATAGATATTGGTGCCTGGCAGGAACAGCTCAACAATCTGTATTCAAAATACCCCGGCTTACAAAAATCGGTAATTTCAGTAACTTTACCTCAAAGTTATTATGCAAAGGTGCTGGAGAATAGAAACAGTCTTATCTCAACTTCTCATACTGGGAATGTAAGGAAGGTAACATACCATGCTTGCATAGTTTCTGAATTACTTCATTGTTTTTTACaaccatttttcaatgtctcTACAGAATTAATGCTcacttccttttcttcagtcAGAGACAATCATCCACGAGGGTCTCTGTTAGATTCGTTAACAGATTTTTCCGATGTTGATATATCGTCAACTGTGCTTGGCAAAATCAGTTGCTTGATAGAAGAAGTTAACCTAAATGACTCCCTAAAATCGGATTTCCTATTATACTGCCAAAACTACACGCAACCTAACTGTAATGAGCTTACTTCAATACTTTCATCTAGCTGTGATAGTTTTTCAGCTTTGAAAAGCGTCTTGGAAAAGTTTGCAAACTTAATCCCATTCTTCAGGTCTATCAACTCTCATCTAGAAAATGAATCACTTACTGAATCTGATTTTCGCCTGATAACCACTGTAGAAGAGACATTAAAAACTTTCGAGCAAACAATTGAGtattttgcttcttctgCTCCATTAAAATTCACCCATACCTTAGTTTTTATCGTTAACTTTGAGTTATATTTGACAGAGATCATACGGAGCTCTATATTCACTAAATCCAAGAAgccctttgaaaaaatcctATCAAGGATCTCAAAAGTTAAGGAACTTTATTCACTTGATGATGCAAACCTGATTGGTGCCTTCTTATATCCAtcaattttccaaagtaAAAACCTGCTAAATGAGATCTTTGGTACAACATCGATAAGTAAAATTGTCCATAAAATGACCAAAATTGTTCTACGatatcttgaaaattttatcaacaTAACGAATTTCCGTTCGTCTGATAGTGTTAGGGACAGCAGTTCGAATTCTGGTAAAGATCTTCTTTCTGACTACGAGGCCATTTTCATGAAGGGATCACAAGACATAGAACTTTTATGCAACATCACGTTGACCACACGGCTAACAGAAGATTCGTTACTTGCCCAAATCATTCGAGATGACCTACTACGCTATATTGACAGAATTACAAATGAGCTGCCCAATGCATACCATGACTACTTAAATGATAATGAGATCAGCTTCGATGGATTTCACTTTACGAAACATGAATTATCTGAAGAAAACGACTATAATTCGGGAGAATGGTGTTTAAATCCCATGGAAGAGACATTTGATATCCATATTCCAATCTCAGATTCAATCTGGAATAATTACATAGGTAGTAAAAGTAAGATTGAAGTAATCGACATATTACTTCATTTACTTGCAGCAACTTCAGCCTCTTCAATACGGTCAGAATTCTCTTCCCTACAAGCTAATCAAGACTTCAGTAACGAACTCTGCGAAGAAACGGTTAAGATTAAGCTTTTGAATTCACAGTTCaaccttgaaaaaattgattttcACTCTGGGTCAATTTTTGATGCTTGCTAA